A window of the Bacteroides thetaiotaomicron VPI-5482 genome harbors these coding sequences:
- a CDS encoding DUF5124 domain-containing protein, with translation MKHITIYSLMIVCSVFTSLLVTSCNSDLNSNIKDDPYSGGKAPLGIGLLAESPSPESAYPNDTVVFKAKGMLNWCDPQSGRYDFKFYISDEETKIVTATDTTITVKVPGNLSSGTAYIVLKEQVFYGPRLTVLGNIKIDQSYGFKGTSGPIYDCAEHYSKARVYYPVGDYMQAYYNENSSQSFSCISMVLTDGSVSGKWVTDFKLDPGQGAGIDLANPGVTDIECYLNSFTYFPSDHRVLLSGKFSEYGWDKLPVNNITIATNEVASYYKTVALPSKKNNTSINCKIPVFNGGTLEAPVRTFITSNEKVVAVGNITNYCRINTEKSYAESMVLDYSKVASVLRMSRTGELDDSYRRDAEGVIGQILDACMVESDGIVIVGTFSSFDGQSVKNIVKLNAEGTLDETFMKNIGTGANGSITKIRYNKNKKKILITGEFSEFNGIPAQSVVMLNDDGTRDEIFKIGKMEGGLANFACLLDNDNIVVSGAFTKYDGVTRRGFLILGRDGKALQQFNVPGIFQGELYKVIETRTSTNSNGLLLLGDFSRFDGNMVRNAIMIEVDYE, from the coding sequence ATGAAACATATTACCATCTATTCGTTAATGATTGTTTGCTCCGTATTCACTTCGTTATTGGTAACATCCTGTAACAGTGATCTGAACAGCAATATTAAAGATGATCCGTACAGTGGTGGAAAAGCTCCGCTTGGAATCGGTTTGCTGGCTGAATCTCCTTCTCCGGAAAGCGCTTATCCCAATGATACGGTTGTATTCAAAGCAAAAGGGATGTTGAACTGGTGTGATCCGCAATCAGGACGTTACGATTTCAAGTTTTATATTTCTGATGAAGAAACTAAAATTGTAACTGCTACCGACACGACAATCACCGTGAAAGTACCTGGAAATCTTAGTTCGGGTACGGCTTATATTGTATTGAAAGAACAGGTTTTCTATGGACCTCGTCTCACTGTATTAGGAAATATTAAGATAGATCAGTCATACGGCTTTAAAGGCACTTCGGGACCTATTTACGATTGTGCGGAACATTATTCAAAAGCACGGGTATATTATCCAGTTGGCGACTATATGCAGGCCTACTACAATGAAAATAGCTCGCAGAGTTTTTCTTGTATATCTATGGTTTTGACAGACGGCTCTGTATCGGGAAAATGGGTAACTGACTTCAAACTTGATCCTGGTCAGGGAGCCGGCATTGATCTGGCCAATCCGGGAGTGACAGATATTGAATGTTACCTTAATTCATTTACTTATTTTCCTAGTGACCACAGGGTTCTTCTCTCGGGTAAATTTTCAGAATACGGCTGGGATAAGTTGCCGGTCAATAACATCACGATAGCTACTAATGAAGTAGCCTCGTATTATAAAACTGTAGCGCTGCCTTCGAAAAAGAATAATACAAGCATAAATTGTAAGATACCGGTATTCAACGGGGGAACTCTTGAAGCGCCTGTCCGTACATTTATAACTTCCAATGAGAAGGTGGTAGCAGTAGGAAATATTACAAACTACTGTCGTATTAATACCGAAAAATCCTATGCTGAGAGTATGGTTTTGGATTATTCGAAGGTTGCAAGTGTATTGCGTATGTCAAGGACTGGAGAACTTGATGATAGCTATCGCAGGGATGCAGAAGGAGTTATCGGGCAGATTTTAGATGCTTGTATGGTCGAAAGTGACGGTATTGTCATAGTAGGGACATTCAGCAGTTTCGATGGACAGTCTGTGAAGAATATTGTGAAGTTGAATGCCGAAGGTACCCTTGATGAAACTTTTATGAAAAACATCGGTACGGGCGCAAATGGAAGTATTACTAAAATCCGGTACAATAAAAACAAAAAGAAAATCCTTATAACTGGGGAGTTTTCTGAGTTCAACGGTATTCCTGCACAGAGTGTAGTTATGTTGAATGATGATGGCACACGTGATGAAATTTTCAAGATCGGAAAAATGGAAGGAGGATTGGCCAATTTTGCCTGTCTGCTTGATAATGATAATATTGTTGTTTCAGGTGCGTTTACGAAATACGATGGTGTAACTCGCCGTGGTTTCCTTATATTGGGTCGTGATGGAAAGGCGCTGCAACAATTTAATGTACCGGGCATCTTCCAGGGTGAACTCTACAAAGTAATTGAAACTCGTACTTCGACCAATTCAAACGGATTGCTGCTGCTTGGTGATTTTAGTCGTTTTGATGGTAATATGGTTCGCAATGCGATAATGATAGAAGTTGATTATGAATAA
- a CDS encoding LamG-like jellyroll fold domain-containing protein codes for MEKLIKNIMLCLFAVFAFSCNEEMERLLTDDYPESGTEYTTGHVLMVVIDGASGIAVNEAYNTRKAPVIRSMTDKSLFTFYGLADNEEGVSKERGWANLLTGTTKNGLDVNQGIDELETPSFLQRLKEADENLKVSFYSSDTEFFGAFGSVANTKRKTSADSETADALIAEINGETISDIVVAQFGGVQQTGEQYGFWSNETTPTSEVIDAIYNVDAFIGKIMKALEARSRYVQENWLVVITSSYGGVYEGNVTPASLYDDPRLNSFMMLYNSRFASKLLQRPGSDELQYKFYSPYFVGPGQKATTNAVMTGNTEFFNMGKRWSSNPDEEVDKSGYTIQFKMFDKHGDPWGNRNIISKRYQKAGTGWQLMFSNNTQVEFAANFKEGSSVFRLPSTRRDGSWHSYTLVIKEVDDTQKGDSILFYLDGKYQMGCKIDGSKDMWTDAPLAIGHTFSPDRPNQANLYINDLQFYNVALPADIIAEYHCTTKLDLLGELYPYWNNLVGYYPNDREDDIGLSYLEDYSKYTSKDKRLYFNKPVGTFAPTDDYVTRRQESIVTDKVCPLIDDSYYKTVLNTVDLSYQIFQWFGEPVDSSWNFDGEGWALDYVSLNN; via the coding sequence ATGGAAAAGTTGATAAAAAATATAATGCTTTGCCTGTTTGCTGTATTTGCATTCTCGTGCAATGAGGAGATGGAAAGGCTTTTGACTGATGATTATCCGGAGTCGGGTACTGAATATACTACGGGACACGTATTGATGGTGGTTATCGATGGTGCATCCGGAATAGCCGTTAATGAGGCGTATAATACACGAAAGGCTCCAGTTATCCGCTCCATGACGGATAAATCTTTGTTTACTTTTTACGGACTTGCCGACAATGAAGAAGGGGTAAGTAAAGAACGTGGATGGGCAAATTTGCTGACCGGAACAACAAAGAACGGGCTTGATGTCAATCAAGGAATTGACGAACTCGAAACGCCTTCTTTTCTTCAACGATTGAAAGAGGCGGATGAAAATCTAAAAGTCAGCTTTTATTCTTCCGATACGGAGTTTTTCGGAGCTTTCGGGAGTGTTGCCAATACTAAAAGAAAGACTTCGGCCGACAGTGAAACCGCTGATGCTCTTATTGCTGAAATCAATGGTGAAACAATCTCGGATATCGTAGTTGCACAGTTCGGCGGTGTTCAACAGACTGGTGAGCAATATGGATTCTGGAGCAATGAGACAACTCCTACCAGTGAGGTTATTGATGCGATTTACAATGTAGATGCTTTCATCGGTAAAATAATGAAAGCACTTGAAGCGCGTTCGCGTTACGTTCAGGAAAACTGGCTTGTAGTTATTACATCTTCTTATGGTGGTGTTTATGAAGGTAATGTAACTCCGGCATCGTTGTATGATGATCCGCGTCTCAATTCTTTCATGATGCTCTATAACAGTCGGTTTGCATCCAAATTGTTGCAAAGGCCGGGCTCGGATGAACTACAATACAAATTCTATAGTCCTTATTTCGTCGGTCCCGGACAAAAAGCGACAACAAATGCCGTTATGACTGGAAATACCGAGTTTTTTAATATGGGTAAACGATGGAGTTCCAATCCGGATGAAGAGGTGGATAAAAGTGGATATACCATTCAGTTTAAAATGTTTGATAAGCACGGCGACCCCTGGGGTAATAGAAATATAATATCGAAAAGATATCAAAAAGCAGGTACAGGCTGGCAGCTAATGTTTTCTAATAATACTCAAGTCGAATTTGCTGCAAATTTTAAAGAGGGTTCTTCGGTATTCCGCTTACCATCTACGAGACGTGACGGATCATGGCATTCTTATACGCTAGTTATAAAAGAGGTTGATGATACCCAGAAAGGTGACTCCATCTTATTTTATCTTGACGGTAAGTATCAGATGGGATGTAAGATAGACGGCAGTAAAGATATGTGGACAGATGCGCCTCTTGCCATCGGACATACGTTTTCTCCGGACAGACCTAATCAGGCAAATCTATATATAAACGATCTCCAGTTTTACAACGTTGCTCTACCTGCTGATATTATTGCGGAGTATCATTGTACTACAAAACTGGACCTTTTGGGTGAATTATATCCGTATTGGAATAATCTGGTGGGTTATTACCCCAACGATCGCGAAGATGATATCGGATTATCTTATTTGGAAGATTATTCGAAATATACATCAAAAGATAAAAGATTATACTTCAATAAGCCGGTTGGTACGTTTGCGCCTACCGATGATTACGTAACGCGCAGGCAGGAGAGTATTGTAACGGATAAGGTATGCCCACTTATAGACGATTCCTACTATAAAACGGTTCTTAATACAGTCGATTTATCCTATCAGATTTTTCAATGGTTTGGAGAGCCGGTTGATTCTTCCTGGAATTTCGATGGTGAAGGCTGGGCATTAGATTACGTTTCTTTAAATAATTAA